The following coding sequences are from one Lolium rigidum isolate FL_2022 chromosome 6, APGP_CSIRO_Lrig_0.1, whole genome shotgun sequence window:
- the LOC124662574 gene encoding histone deacetylase HDT2-like: MEFWGVEVKPGQSLSCDAGNEFIIHLSQAALGETEKESGNTVVSAKVGGNKVVIGTLSAENRPQIQFDLVFEKEFELSHSSETASVFVCGYKLAILCVLDLLVAFFTSDSSKDKGEVNAVNNQVINPTADEDDSDSSDSDSSSLDDLSSSDDDLTEDESSTEGDSSEEDDTSTEEDDSSSEEIYTSSEEIATSSEEDSSDEESKSTPVKPEDGKKRVAETALKTPASDKKAKVATPSCQTTGDDKNVPHVATPTKEAGKASGNSNGKPKAKSPKSVGTHACKSCRRTFGSDFALQSHEKAKHT; encoded by the exons ATGGAGTTCTGGG GTGTGGAAGTGAAGCCGGGACAGTCTCTTTCTTGTGACGCTGGTAACGAGTTTATTATTCATCTCTCACAG GCTGCCCTTGGTGAAACAGAGAAAGAAAGCGGCAATACAGTTGTATCTGCTAAAGTCGGTGGTAACAAGGTGGTCATTGGAACTCTTTCTGCTGAAAATCGACCTCAGAttcaatttgatttggtttttgagAAAGAATTTGAGTTATCACACAGTTCGGAGACTGCCAGTGTTTTTGTGTGCGGTTACAAGCTTGCCAT cctttgtgtCCTTGACCTGCTAGTTGCTTTCTTCACATCTGATTCTAGCAAAGATAAAG GTGAAGTGAATGCTGTAAACAATCAAGTGATCAATCCTACTGCTGATGAGGATGATAGTGATTCTTCTGATAGTGATTCTTCTTCTTTAGATGACTTATCTTCTTCAGATGAT GACTTGACTGAAGATGAGTCCAGCACCGAAGGTGATTCGAGTGAAGAGGATGATACCAGTACCGAAGAGGATGACAGCAGTAGTGAAGAGATTTATACCAGCAGCGAAGAGATTGCTACCAGTAGCGAAGAGGATTCAAGTGATGAGGAAAGCAAAAGCACTCCTGTTAAG CCTGAGGATGGCAAGAAGAGGGTAGCTGAAACTGCCTTGAAGACACCTGCTTCTGACAAAAAGGCAAAGGTTGCAACACCATCTTGCCAGACAACAG GTGATGACAAGAATGTTCCTCATGTGGCCACTCCAACAAAGGAGGCCGGCAAGGCGTCTGGGAACAGCAACGGCAAACCAAAGGCAAAGTCCCCCAAATCTGTCGGCACTCATGCCTGCAAGTCGTGCCGCAG GACATTTGGAAGTGATTTCGCGCTCCAGTCCCATGAGAAGGCAAAGCACACCTGA
- the LOC124661221 gene encoding histone deacetylase HDT2-like isoform X2, with amino-acid sequence MQQDLRFWGVVVKPGETWKCDPGELYYHLSQIALEDGKAKENVEVFVKTDDKRIMLCTLSVDNDPHFVTGLVFKKKFELLHTSMNSNICFTGYKFEIVDRCNTYTKGDDESDQEVPLLIPLDSNTDGYKNNEATHGSNKLTAPRPVNAPSSTPKATVEEPTSPPKPKGDDKDKTDAHNPSDSDDIETYEDVDYPQKKTKGQKRPVETPLKTPQGKKAKIETPTTGKNTGYVHVATPYPAKQASRTSGYVHVATPYPAKHARKAPESKDKSKQSTPHVCGSCSRTFGSPGGLKDHSKVKHGAE; translated from the exons ATGCAGCAGGATCTCCGCTTCTGGG GAGTTGTGGTCAAGCCTGGAGAGACATGGAAGTGTGACCCAGGAGAGTTATATTATCATTTGTCACAG ATAGCATTGGAGGATGGCAAGGCGAAAGAGAATGTGGAAGTTTTTGTGAAGACTGATGATAAAAGGATTATGCTTTGCACACTTTCAGTTGATAATGATCCTCATTTTGTAACTGGTCTGGTGTTCAAAAAGAAGTTTGAACTTCTGCACACCTCAATGAACAGCAACATCTGCTTTACTGGCTACAAATTCGAGATTGTGGATAG GTGTAACACATATACCAAAGGAG ATGATGAATCTGACCAGGAGGTTCCATTACTAATTCCACTAGACTCCAATACAGATG GTTACAAGAACAATGAAGCTACACATGGTTCCAATAAGCTTACTGCACCAAGGCCTGTTAATGCTCCATCCTCTACACCTAAGGCTACAGTTGAGGAACCAACTAGTCCTCCAAAGCCAAAGGGAGATGATAAG GACAAGACTGATGCACATAATCCAAGTGATAGTGATGATATTGAGACTTATGAAGATGTGGATTACCCTCAAAAG AAAACGAAGGGCCAAAAAAGGCCAGTGGAAACACCGCTAAAGACACCTCAGGGGAAGAAGGCAAAGATAGAAACACCAACTACGGGCAAAAACACTG GCTATGTCCACGTCGCAACCCCTTATCCAGCAAAACAGGCTAGTAGGACAAGTGGCTATGTCCACGTTGCCACCCCTTATCCAGCAAAACATGCAAGGAAGGCACCTGAAAGCAAAGACAAGTCTAAGCAATCCACTCCTCACGTTTGTGGCTCATGCAGCAG GACTTTTGGCTCCCCAGGGGGTCTCAAAGATCACTCCAAGGTGAAGCATGGCGCCGAGTGA
- the LOC124661221 gene encoding histone deacetylase HDT2-like isoform X3, with amino-acid sequence MQQDLRFWGVVVKPGETWKCDPGELYYHLSQIALEDGKAKENVEVFVKTDDKRIMLCTLSVDNDPHFVTGLVFKKKFELLHTSMNSNICFTGYKFEIVDRYTKGDDESDQEVPLLIPLDSNTDGYKNNEATHGSNKLTAPRPVNAPSSTPKATVEEPTSPPKPKGDDKDKTDAHNPSDSDDIETYEDVDYPQKKTKGQKRPVETPLKTPQGKKAKIETPTTGKNTGYVHVATPYPAKQASRTSGYVHVATPYPAKHARKAPESKDKSKQSTPHVCGSCSRTFGSPGGLKDHSKVKHGAE; translated from the exons ATGCAGCAGGATCTCCGCTTCTGGG GAGTTGTGGTCAAGCCTGGAGAGACATGGAAGTGTGACCCAGGAGAGTTATATTATCATTTGTCACAG ATAGCATTGGAGGATGGCAAGGCGAAAGAGAATGTGGAAGTTTTTGTGAAGACTGATGATAAAAGGATTATGCTTTGCACACTTTCAGTTGATAATGATCCTCATTTTGTAACTGGTCTGGTGTTCAAAAAGAAGTTTGAACTTCTGCACACCTCAATGAACAGCAACATCTGCTTTACTGGCTACAAATTCGAGATTGTGGATAG ATATACCAAAGGAG ATGATGAATCTGACCAGGAGGTTCCATTACTAATTCCACTAGACTCCAATACAGATG GTTACAAGAACAATGAAGCTACACATGGTTCCAATAAGCTTACTGCACCAAGGCCTGTTAATGCTCCATCCTCTACACCTAAGGCTACAGTTGAGGAACCAACTAGTCCTCCAAAGCCAAAGGGAGATGATAAG GACAAGACTGATGCACATAATCCAAGTGATAGTGATGATATTGAGACTTATGAAGATGTGGATTACCCTCAAAAG AAAACGAAGGGCCAAAAAAGGCCAGTGGAAACACCGCTAAAGACACCTCAGGGGAAGAAGGCAAAGATAGAAACACCAACTACGGGCAAAAACACTG GCTATGTCCACGTCGCAACCCCTTATCCAGCAAAACAGGCTAGTAGGACAAGTGGCTATGTCCACGTTGCCACCCCTTATCCAGCAAAACATGCAAGGAAGGCACCTGAAAGCAAAGACAAGTCTAAGCAATCCACTCCTCACGTTTGTGGCTCATGCAGCAG GACTTTTGGCTCCCCAGGGGGTCTCAAAGATCACTCCAAGGTGAAGCATGGCGCCGAGTGA
- the LOC124661221 gene encoding histone deacetylase HDT2-like isoform X1, producing the protein MQQDLRFWGVVVKPGETWKCDPGELYYHLSQIALEDGKAKENVEVFVKTDDKRIMLCTLSVDNDPHFVTGLVFKKKFELLHTSMNSNICFTGYKFEIVDRYNTYTKGDDESDQEVPLLIPLDSNTDGYKNNEATHGSNKLTAPRPVNAPSSTPKATVEEPTSPPKPKGDDKDKTDAHNPSDSDDIETYEDVDYPQKKTKGQKRPVETPLKTPQGKKAKIETPTTGKNTGYVHVATPYPAKQASRTSGYVHVATPYPAKHARKAPESKDKSKQSTPHVCGSCSRTFGSPGGLKDHSKVKHGAE; encoded by the exons ATGCAGCAGGATCTCCGCTTCTGGG GAGTTGTGGTCAAGCCTGGAGAGACATGGAAGTGTGACCCAGGAGAGTTATATTATCATTTGTCACAG ATAGCATTGGAGGATGGCAAGGCGAAAGAGAATGTGGAAGTTTTTGTGAAGACTGATGATAAAAGGATTATGCTTTGCACACTTTCAGTTGATAATGATCCTCATTTTGTAACTGGTCTGGTGTTCAAAAAGAAGTTTGAACTTCTGCACACCTCAATGAACAGCAACATCTGCTTTACTGGCTACAAATTCGAGATTGTGGATAGATA TAACACATATACCAAAGGAG ATGATGAATCTGACCAGGAGGTTCCATTACTAATTCCACTAGACTCCAATACAGATG GTTACAAGAACAATGAAGCTACACATGGTTCCAATAAGCTTACTGCACCAAGGCCTGTTAATGCTCCATCCTCTACACCTAAGGCTACAGTTGAGGAACCAACTAGTCCTCCAAAGCCAAAGGGAGATGATAAG GACAAGACTGATGCACATAATCCAAGTGATAGTGATGATATTGAGACTTATGAAGATGTGGATTACCCTCAAAAG AAAACGAAGGGCCAAAAAAGGCCAGTGGAAACACCGCTAAAGACACCTCAGGGGAAGAAGGCAAAGATAGAAACACCAACTACGGGCAAAAACACTG GCTATGTCCACGTCGCAACCCCTTATCCAGCAAAACAGGCTAGTAGGACAAGTGGCTATGTCCACGTTGCCACCCCTTATCCAGCAAAACATGCAAGGAAGGCACCTGAAAGCAAAGACAAGTCTAAGCAATCCACTCCTCACGTTTGTGGCTCATGCAGCAG GACTTTTGGCTCCCCAGGGGGTCTCAAAGATCACTCCAAGGTGAAGCATGGCGCCGAGTGA